The nucleotide window AGGTCCATTCGAGGCGTTCCGGCAGAGTGCGAAGGCGGGATGCCGCTAGTGTACCCAGAGGGAGGGTTGTGTCGCGCGCGAAATGCGTGTATCACTTCGAAAGGAGGACACAGGATGCCAAAGAAATACATCGTCACCGACGGCGAGTTGGTGCTCGAACTCGAAGCCGCTGAAGAAGGCGGATATACGGTAACCGCACCCTACATTAAGGGACTCGTGACCGAAGCGGACACGCTGGAAGAAGCCTTTGAAATGGCGAAAGATGCCATGACGGCGCTAGCAGAATCACGCGAGAACTCGCGTGTCGCCAAGTCAATTGTTATAAAATAAGCGGGAAGTGTTTGTGACGACTTGGGCGTATCGCGTCCTGATAACCTGTGACCGCTCGTCTCAAGCCCGTTCTGCAGCCGCGCGGCGGGCGAACGATTTCAAGTAGCCGATCTGTTCGTCGCTGATCGCCTCCACCGGGATCGTGAGTACGGCCCCTTCAAGGT belongs to Gemmata obscuriglobus and includes:
- a CDS encoding type II toxin-antitoxin system HicB family antitoxin — protein: MPKKYIVTDGELVLELEAAEEGGYTVTAPYIKGLVTEADTLEEAFEMAKDAMTALAESRENSRVAKSIVIK